The genomic stretch GTCCAGGAAGCTGACCAGATCCGCCGCCGAGGCCGCGGCCGCCGCCTGGTCATCCAGATAGGCCTGCGCGAGGGGTGAGGCGGTGATGCCCAGCAGCTTCAGCGCCAGCGTCAAGGGCCCCATGGCGATGCCGCCGATGATGTCAGCCGGGTCCACCACCACCCCGCGTGACGGCCAGGAAAAGGAGACGACGCTGCAATCGGCCGCCGCCACGCCGGAGGCAGCGAGCCATTCCCGGTTGAAGGCGGCGCGGGTGATGCTGTCGGTGAAGCTGTTGGCAAAGCCATGGATGAAGACCAGCAGGTTGCGGCCGCTGGTAAGGTCGGCCTGCAGAGCCGCGCTGAAATCATCCGCCGCGACGCCCTGGATGCTGGCCAGGCGCCCCGCTTGCAGCTGTGCGAGGTCGGTGCCCTCGACAAAGCCCATGGCATGGGTGATGCGGCCGGGCTGGCCGGCGGGGCCGCTCTCGCCCGCGTAATCCGTGGCCCTGGTGCCGTCATTGGCCCGCTGGCGGTTGGTGGCGAAGAAAACGGTTGTGTTCATGGCGGCCTCCACAACCAATATGCCATGCCACACCATGGAAGTCAGCGCGAAACACTCAGCGCAGGAACACGGCCCCCAGCACCGCGCCCACGCCCAGCACCCAAAGCGGGCTGCGCCTGCTGCGCCAGACAAAGAGCGTGCTGCCGATGGAAATCGCGATGGCCAGCGGCGCACCCCCGGTGCCCCAGGCCGCCCCCTGCGCCAGCAACAGGCCGGAGGCGGCAATCAGGCCGACCGCGATGGGCACCATCCCGCGCTCGAAGACCCGCATCCCGAAGGCGCCGCCAAGCCGCCCCCGCAGCCGGCAAAACGCGTAGGCGAGGATCGAGGTCGGTCCGCACATGGCCAGCATGGCGGCGAACATCCCGGTGATGCCCGCCACGTGCCAGCCGAACAGCCCCACCACCATCACATTCGGACCAGGTGCGGCCTGCGCCAGGGCGTAGCGTTTGGAAAAAGCGAGGTCATCCATCCAGCCATGGGTTTCGACCATCAGCCGGTGCATCTCCGGCAGGGCCGCCACACCGCCGCCGACCGAGAGCAGCGAAATGCCGAGAAAGCCCCAGACGAGCGGCCAGAGGTCATCGCCCTCGCTCATCGGCGAAGCGCCAACCAGGCTGCGGCCAGGCCAAAGGGGGCCAGGCCCAGCACCACGAAGGGCAGGGGCGCGCGCAGCAAGGCGAGTGCCAGGGCAGCCAGGCCGACGGCCAGCAGCGGCAGGGTGGGCTTCAGCTTCACGCCCATCTTGATGGCGGTGCCCAGCACCATGCCGGCGGCGGCGGCGGCAATGCCGGTCAGCGTGGCGCGCACCAGGGGAAGCTGTCCATAGGCGTCATACAGGGCGGCGATGCCAGCCAGCAGCGCCATGGGCCCGGCAAACAGGCCGAGCGCGCAGGCAGCCGCGCCCATCGCGCCGCCGAAGCGCACCCCCACGCCGATCGCCGTGTTCAGCGCATTGGGGCCGGGCAGCACCTGGCCGATGCCCAGCGTCTCGGCATATTCCTGCTCGGTCAGCCAGCCGCGCTTTTCCACCAGCATGTGGCGCGCCCAGGCATTCACGCCGCCAAAGCTGGTCAGGCCGATTTGCAGATAGGTGAGGAAAAGCTCGCGGTTGGTTGGTG from Sediminicoccus sp. KRV36 encodes the following:
- a CDS encoding alpha/beta fold hydrolase — translated: MNTTVFFATNRQRANDGTRATDYAGESGPAGQPGRITHAMGFVEGTDLAQLQAGRLASIQGVAADDFSAALQADLTSGRNLLVFIHGFANSFTDSITRAAFNREWLAASGVAAADCSVVSFSWPSRGVVVDPADIIGGIAMGPLTLALKLLGITASPLAQAYLDDQAAAAASAADLVSFLDRLRPSFAKVRRRGGRVFLLAHSMGNWAMEHALNRWAAMGLPRSILFDEAISVSADSPYAENGVGPAWLGHLGQLSGRVSLYHSAGDQVLRLSQVVNDLQRLGRSGPTDRTDQARYPRDRCRFVDCENLADTGPGLSLDSSHQFYRRIPAVRDDMARVMAGKGAGGRVVL
- a CDS encoding chromate transporter — protein: MSEGDDLWPLVWGFLGISLLSVGGGVAALPEMHRLMVETHGWMDDLAFSKRYALAQAAPGPNVMVVGLFGWHVAGITGMFAAMLAMCGPTSILAYAFCRLRGRLGGAFGMRVFERGMVPIAVGLIAASGLLLAQGAAWGTGGAPLAIAISIGSTLFVWRSRRSPLWVLGVGAVLGAVFLR
- a CDS encoding chromate transporter codes for the protein MPPTNRELFLTYLQIGLTSFGGVNAWARHMLVEKRGWLTEQEYAETLGIGQVLPGPNALNTAIGVGVRFGGAMGAAACALGLFAGPMALLAGIAALYDAYGQLPLVRATLTGIAAAAAGMVLGTAIKMGVKLKPTLPLLAVGLAALALALLRAPLPFVVLGLAPFGLAAAWLALRR